One genomic window of Tenacibaculum tangerinum includes the following:
- a CDS encoding 6-bladed beta-propeller → MKKTATLVIIIIILLSCKKESQINNVTGAKEIDMTIGRNSKNFCELVDDIKFIRLETSEESLIGTIERVKIENDRIFVHDYKTQSILIFSYPDGKFLNKIRSIGNGPGEYTGVFDFNIIENQDCVMILDGNLRKLFKYRFDGSYVSSKRIPFFSRSFLYLDSQNLLFNNYSLDDKKYAYKAIITDTTLTIKNSFFEIERFYSFQMGHGNQTSKRTDDSALFLPQNSVIAYKVTKDSIVPRYFFNFKDRWNEDILYQKADGFDSFVFNIKKKELVYGLGMNESTNFIIADFWTADLRHLVVYNKNNENLNYINNTKNGFVNNKFVPKGYYQDYLLTTLDHEHIKRALTIDKDCYFNEKAKKTVDNLNDNDNPVLVLTKFKN, encoded by the coding sequence ATGAAAAAAACGGCAACACTCGTCATAATTATTATCATTCTTTTATCTTGTAAAAAAGAATCTCAAATCAATAATGTAACAGGGGCAAAAGAAATTGACATGACCATTGGTCGCAACTCTAAGAACTTTTGTGAACTTGTGGACGATATTAAATTCATAAGGCTTGAGACTTCTGAAGAATCTTTGATAGGAACCATAGAAAGGGTAAAAATAGAAAATGACAGAATTTTTGTTCATGATTATAAAACACAGTCGATTTTAATTTTTAGTTATCCTGATGGGAAGTTTTTAAATAAAATTAGATCTATAGGTAATGGCCCAGGAGAGTATACTGGTGTATTCGATTTTAATATCATAGAAAATCAAGATTGCGTTATGATTTTAGACGGTAATTTACGAAAGCTATTCAAATATCGTTTTGACGGAAGTTATGTTAGCTCCAAAAGAATTCCTTTTTTCTCACGTTCTTTTCTCTATCTTGACTCCCAAAACCTTTTATTTAATAACTATTCGCTTGATGACAAAAAATATGCTTATAAAGCAATTATTACAGATACCACGTTGACTATTAAAAATAGTTTTTTTGAAATCGAAAGGTTTTATTCATTTCAAATGGGACATGGTAATCAAACAAGTAAACGGACTGATGATAGTGCTTTGTTTTTACCTCAAAATTCTGTGATCGCATACAAAGTAACTAAAGACTCTATTGTACCAAGATACTTTTTCAACTTCAAAGATCGCTGGAATGAAGACATTTTATATCAAAAAGCAGACGGTTTCGACAGTTTTGTTTTCAATATTAAGAAAAAAGAACTTGTTTATGGTTTAGGTATGAATGAGTCTACTAATTTTATTATTGCTGATTTTTGGACGGCCGATTTGCGCCATTTGGTTGTTTACAATAAAAACAATGAAAATCTCAATTATATAAATAACACTAAGAATGGATTTGTTAACAATAAGTTTGTCCCTAAAGGTTACTATCAAGATTATCTTCTTACTACTTTAGATCATGAACATATAAAAAGAGCACTTACCATAGACAAAGACTGTTATTTTAATGAAAAGGCAAAAAAAACAGTTGATAATTTAAACGATAATGATAATCCCGTATTAGTACTAACAAAATTCAAAAACTAA
- the lepB gene encoding signal peptidase I: protein MKKLLFFIGIISILLFYFWSKLIVASILFILILDSFTVKILVSKLEKILPKNIWKIISYGYIIMLPVLFAIFFRTFFFDIYYVPSSSMERTLFPNDYVIINKISYGVKLPKHPRNIPVIGSFFTPPKNEYNIYQSLKPFKRLKREDIVVFKAVDNSDKFLIKRIIGMPGDTIELRESKVFINSRALKEKESYSYNFLLKNKIKNLLIKNYSNKEYRKLPFNEKNRYKKNVIEKPNFNYFLFPASKQDNWTRDNYGKLIIPKKGMKISLTDENIGIYKSVVLKFENINLQELENQYYTFKNDYYFMMGDNRHNSIDSRSFGFVPESYIQGKMIKVFSRKRLFSF from the coding sequence ATGAAAAAGTTACTTTTCTTTATAGGTATTATTTCTATTTTACTTTTTTATTTTTGGTCAAAATTGATAGTAGCTTCAATACTATTTATTTTAATTTTAGATAGCTTTACGGTTAAAATTTTAGTAAGTAAACTAGAAAAGATACTACCAAAAAATATATGGAAAATAATTAGCTATGGCTATATAATTATGCTTCCAGTTTTATTTGCAATTTTTTTTCGAACTTTCTTTTTTGACATTTACTATGTGCCATCAAGTTCGATGGAAAGAACATTGTTTCCAAATGATTATGTTATAATCAATAAAATAAGTTATGGAGTAAAATTGCCAAAGCACCCAAGAAATATCCCAGTGATTGGAAGTTTTTTCACCCCTCCTAAAAATGAATACAATATTTATCAATCTTTAAAACCTTTTAAAAGACTCAAACGAGAAGATATTGTTGTGTTTAAAGCAGTTGACAATTCTGATAAATTTTTAATCAAGCGTATTATAGGAATGCCAGGTGACACCATAGAGCTAAGAGAAAGTAAAGTTTTTATCAATTCAAGAGCGTTGAAGGAAAAAGAAAGTTATTCCTATAATTTTTTATTAAAAAATAAAATCAAAAACTTATTAATAAAAAATTATTCTAATAAGGAATACAGGAAGTTGCCTTTTAATGAAAAGAATAGGTATAAAAAAAATGTTATTGAAAAACCAAATTTTAATTATTTTTTATTTCCTGCGTCTAAGCAGGATAATTGGACAAGGGACAATTACGGGAAATTAATCATCCCTAAAAAAGGGATGAAAATATCTTTAACTGATGAAAATATTGGAATTTATAAAAGTGTTGTGTTAAAATTTGAGAATATCAACTTACAAGAATTAGAGAATCAATATTACACTTTTAAAAACGATTACTATTTTATGATGGGAGATAACCGACATAATTCGATCGATTCTCGAAGTTTTGGCTTTGTGCCTGAAAGTTATATTCAAGGAAAAATGATAAAAGTATTTTCGAGAAAAAGATTATTTAGTTTCTAA
- a CDS encoding IS982 family transposase, with the protein MISDFKITEFFCLIDDFCTEINQVIDKNALETCSKIVRRRKPKLTQSEIITIMVLFHFSGFRCFKHFYIEYVSKHLSKEFPDLVSYNRFVELKKRCSVPMILFLQMHCLGQCTGISFLDSTTIKVCHYKREKQNKVFKNTAKKGKGTMGWFFGFKLHIIINEKGDIVDFLITQGNIDDRQPLKDKAFHNRVFGKIFADRGYVGKELFEQLFVDGIHLVTKIRKNMKNTLMHIYDKIMLRKRAVIESVNDILKNVCQIEHTRHRSFDNFILNLVAGLIAYSFYPTKPNINIDNLQRIG; encoded by the coding sequence ATGATTTCTGATTTTAAAATTACTGAATTTTTCTGTTTAATTGATGATTTTTGTACCGAAATTAATCAAGTTATTGATAAAAATGCTTTAGAAACCTGTTCAAAGATAGTTAGACGAAGAAAGCCTAAACTCACCCAAAGTGAAATAATCACAATTATGGTGCTTTTCCATTTTAGTGGTTTTAGGTGTTTTAAACACTTTTATATCGAATATGTTAGCAAACACTTGTCAAAAGAATTTCCAGATTTAGTTTCCTATAACCGATTTGTTGAATTGAAAAAGCGTTGTTCAGTGCCTATGATACTGTTTCTTCAAATGCACTGTTTAGGTCAATGTACAGGGATCTCCTTTTTAGATTCTACCACTATTAAAGTATGTCATTATAAAAGAGAAAAGCAGAACAAAGTTTTTAAAAACACCGCAAAAAAAGGGAAAGGAACCATGGGGTGGTTCTTTGGCTTTAAACTTCATATTATTATCAATGAAAAGGGCGATATCGTTGACTTTTTAATTACGCAAGGTAATATAGATGACAGGCAACCACTTAAAGATAAAGCCTTTCATAATCGTGTGTTCGGAAAAATATTTGCCGACAGAGGGTATGTAGGTAAAGAACTGTTTGAACAGCTTTTTGTAGATGGAATACATTTGGTTACAAAAATTAGAAAGAATATGAAAAATACTCTTATGCATATCTATGATAAAATTATGCTTAGAAAAAGGGCTGTTATTGAAAGTGTGAATGATATTTTGAAAAACGTATGTCAAATAGAGCATACAAGACACAGAAGCTTCGATAACTTTATCTTAAATTTAGTCGCAGGGTTAATCGCTTATTCGTTTTATCCAACTAAACCTAATATCAATATCGATAACTTACAAAGAATAGGATAA
- a CDS encoding polyprenyl synthetase family protein has translation MKPVAHIKLPIAKEMELFETKFKDSMLSKVPLLNRITYYIVRRKGKQMRPMFVFLVAKMVSNGGFDERTYRGASVVELIHTATLVHDDVVDDSNRRRGFFSINALWKNKIAVLVGDYLLSKGLLLSIDNEDFDLLKLISIAVREMSEGELLQIEKARKLDITEEIYFEIIRQKTATLIAACCGIGAASVGANNKTVQQMRKFGEYIGIAFQIKDDLFDYTEDKIGKPTGIDIKEKKMTLPLIYALNTCTPKEKSWLINSVKKHNKNKKRVKEVIAFVKQQGGLEYTTDKMHDYKNKALAILDNYPNSEYKDSLLQMIDYVVERKI, from the coding sequence ATGAAGCCAGTAGCGCACATAAAACTTCCGATTGCCAAAGAAATGGAACTCTTTGAAACTAAGTTCAAAGATTCGATGTTGTCTAAAGTTCCTTTATTAAATCGAATTACCTATTATATTGTTCGTAGAAAAGGGAAACAAATGCGCCCCATGTTCGTGTTTTTGGTAGCAAAAATGGTTTCGAACGGAGGTTTTGACGAACGTACTTATCGCGGAGCATCAGTAGTAGAATTAATTCATACAGCCACTTTAGTACACGACGACGTGGTAGATGATAGTAACCGACGTCGTGGTTTTTTCTCTATCAATGCGCTTTGGAAAAACAAGATTGCTGTTTTGGTTGGAGATTATTTACTTTCTAAAGGATTGCTTCTTTCTATAGATAATGAAGACTTCGATTTGCTAAAACTAATCTCTATTGCGGTTCGAGAAATGAGTGAAGGTGAGTTGTTGCAGATTGAAAAAGCGCGTAAGCTGGATATTACAGAAGAAATATATTTTGAAATCATCCGTCAAAAGACAGCTACATTAATTGCAGCTTGTTGTGGAATTGGAGCAGCATCGGTTGGCGCTAATAATAAAACAGTGCAGCAAATGCGTAAGTTTGGAGAATATATTGGTATTGCTTTTCAAATTAAAGACGATTTGTTCGATTATACCGAAGATAAAATAGGAAAGCCAACGGGAATCGATATCAAAGAAAAAAAGATGACGCTTCCACTAATTTATGCCTTGAATACGTGTACTCCCAAAGAAAAATCGTGGTTAATTAATTCAGTAAAAAAACACAACAAGAACAAAAAAAGGGTCAAAGAAGTCATCGCTTTTGTGAAACAACAGGGTGGTTTGGAATATACCACCGATAAAATGCACGATTATAAAAATAAAGCACTAGCCATTTTAGATAATTATCCAAATTCAGAATATAAAGATTCGCTACTTCAAATGATTGATTATGTGGTGGAGAGGAAAATTTAA
- the rlmN gene encoding 23S rRNA (adenine(2503)-C(2))-methyltransferase RlmN: MKVKKKDIRALTKEQLRNFFVENGDKAFRGNQVYEWLWHKAAHSFDDMTSLSKATRKMLDEHFVINHIEVDAMQRSNDGTIKNAIKLHDGLIVESVLIPTDKRTTACVSSQVGCSLDCKFCATARLKRMRNLNADEIYDQVVAIDKQSKLYHNHKLSNIVFMGMGEPLMNYNNVIKAIDKITSEEGLGMAARRITVSTSGVPKMIKKMADDEVRFNLAVSLHSAIDEVRTSIMPFNATFPLKDLKESLEYWYEKTKRKITYEYVVWNGINDRKEDIDALVQFCKYVPCKVNLIEYNPIDDGEFQQASERAITNYISNLEMNDIVVNVRRSRGKDIDAACGQLANKT, encoded by the coding sequence ATGAAAGTAAAGAAAAAAGATATACGTGCATTAACCAAGGAACAGCTCCGTAATTTCTTTGTTGAAAACGGAGATAAAGCCTTTCGGGGAAATCAAGTATACGAATGGTTATGGCATAAAGCAGCGCATTCCTTTGATGATATGACCAGCCTATCTAAAGCAACAAGAAAAATGTTGGATGAGCACTTTGTAATCAATCATATCGAAGTTGATGCCATGCAGCGTAGTAATGACGGTACCATTAAAAATGCGATTAAGTTGCATGACGGATTAATTGTAGAGTCTGTTTTAATTCCTACTGATAAACGTACTACTGCCTGTGTATCGAGCCAGGTAGGTTGCAGTTTAGATTGTAAATTTTGCGCAACAGCTCGTTTGAAGCGTATGCGTAATTTGAATGCAGATGAAATCTACGATCAAGTAGTAGCAATAGATAAACAAAGTAAGCTATACCATAATCACAAACTATCAAATATTGTTTTTATGGGAATGGGAGAACCATTAATGAATTACAACAATGTAATTAAGGCTATCGATAAAATTACTTCGGAAGAAGGCTTAGGAATGGCAGCTCGACGTATTACGGTGTCAACTTCTGGGGTGCCTAAAATGATTAAAAAAATGGCAGATGATGAGGTGCGTTTTAATTTGGCAGTTTCGTTGCATTCAGCGATTGACGAGGTTCGTACATCTATTATGCCATTCAACGCTACGTTTCCTCTGAAAGATTTAAAAGAATCATTAGAGTATTGGTATGAAAAAACGAAACGGAAAATAACCTACGAATACGTTGTTTGGAACGGTATTAACGATCGAAAAGAAGATATTGATGCGTTAGTGCAATTCTGTAAATATGTTCCGTGTAAAGTCAATTTAATTGAGTACAATCCAATCGATGATGGAGAGTTTCAGCAAGCTTCAGAAAGAGCGATTACGAATTATATTTCTAATCTTGAAATGAACGATATTGTGGTGAATGTACGTCGTTCAAGAGGAAAAGATATTGATGCGGCTTGCGGACAATTGGCGAATAAAACTTAA
- the queA gene encoding tRNA preQ1(34) S-adenosylmethionine ribosyltransferase-isomerase QueA: MKLSNFNFELPKELLAEYPSEHRDEARLMVLHRDTQKIEHKLFKDLIDYFDEGDVMMLNNTKVFPARMYGNKEKTGARIEVFLLRELNAENRLWDVLVDPARKIRIGNKLFFGDDESLVAEVIDNTTSRGRTLRFLFDGSYEDFRKKLLELGETPLPKYIKREVEPEDEDRYQTIFAKHEGAVAAPTAGLHFSKHLMKRLEIKGIDFAETTLHVGLGTFNPVEVEDLSKHKMDSEQIIIPQESADMVNKAIANKKKVCAVGTTVMRTVESSVSSNNQLNAFEGWTNKFIFPPYDFSIANCMVTNFHTPKSTLLMMISAFAGHDFVMKAYKEAIKEKYKFYSYGDAMLIL; this comes from the coding sequence ATGAAATTATCAAATTTTAATTTTGAGTTGCCAAAAGAATTGTTGGCAGAATACCCTTCAGAGCATAGAGATGAAGCACGATTAATGGTATTACACCGTGATACACAAAAGATAGAGCACAAACTATTTAAAGACTTAATCGATTATTTTGATGAAGGAGATGTAATGATGTTGAATAATACGAAAGTATTTCCGGCCCGTATGTATGGAAACAAGGAAAAAACAGGAGCTCGTATTGAAGTATTTTTGTTACGTGAATTAAATGCTGAAAATCGTTTGTGGGATGTATTAGTAGATCCAGCAAGAAAAATAAGAATAGGAAATAAATTATTCTTTGGAGATGACGAAAGTTTAGTCGCTGAAGTTATTGATAATACAACCTCTCGTGGAAGAACATTACGCTTCTTATTCGACGGTTCATACGAAGATTTCAGAAAAAAACTTCTAGAATTAGGCGAAACACCGTTGCCAAAGTATATTAAAAGAGAGGTTGAACCAGAAGATGAAGACCGCTATCAAACTATTTTTGCCAAGCATGAAGGAGCGGTTGCCGCACCCACAGCAGGATTGCATTTTTCTAAACATTTAATGAAGCGCTTAGAAATTAAAGGGATTGATTTTGCAGAAACAACCTTACACGTAGGTTTAGGTACATTCAATCCGGTTGAAGTAGAAGATTTATCAAAGCACAAGATGGATTCTGAGCAAATTATAATACCTCAAGAGAGTGCAGATATGGTAAACAAAGCTATTGCAAATAAGAAAAAAGTATGTGCAGTAGGTACTACCGTTATGAGAACCGTAGAATCATCGGTGTCTTCTAACAATCAGTTAAATGCTTTTGAAGGATGGACGAATAAATTTATTTTTCCTCCTTATGATTTTAGCATAGCAAATTGTATGGTAACGAATTTTCATACGCCAAAATCTACATTGTTAATGATGATATCTGCATTTGCAGGACATGATTTTGTTATGAAAGCGTATAAAGAAGCCATTAAAGAAAAATATAAGTTTTACTCGTACGGAGATGCGATGTTAATTTTATAA
- a CDS encoding tetratricopeptide repeat protein translates to MKGIRDKAMDKYMEASKLSQEINYSKGIVYSAISLASIYLEAEEYEKVVDIFETLKKKNAVAFKQADNLLLAVMYNNEGIAYENLNNYNKAEQLYNNSIEVAKKLPSKYYLANAMSNLASVKFKQQKYNESITLNKEVLEIRYKNDFKIGIIQSLGHLAGNYLSTNNIRLAEQYYEEALKEAKKINSPKYKHEISKALKDIYVQRKEFKKAYEIQEIELESREEFLNEESLKKEARLKADYENELTNQINKEKQKRRELIFYFILGILLLVLIIFVNLFLLQKNKIVRTKLINENIKKEKILLEQDLDYKNKKLVTNLMYILKDNKFIMHLLKQLSEIKKIPKTQANKEIDKLIRKLRIETKKQPWDEFEIYFQEVHVDFYKRLSEKYNLTPNELKIAAFIKLNLSSKEISSITNQNTRTIDVARYRLRKKLGINNTDTNLISFLNKI, encoded by the coding sequence GTGAAAGGTATTAGAGATAAGGCTATGGACAAGTATATGGAAGCCTCTAAATTATCACAAGAAATTAACTATAGTAAAGGAATCGTTTATTCTGCTATTAGTTTAGCTAGTATATATCTAGAAGCAGAAGAGTATGAAAAAGTTGTCGATATTTTCGAAACCCTAAAAAAGAAAAATGCGGTTGCTTTTAAACAGGCAGACAATCTTTTATTAGCAGTAATGTATAACAATGAAGGTATTGCGTATGAAAATTTGAATAATTATAACAAAGCAGAACAACTATATAACAACTCTATTGAAGTAGCTAAAAAATTACCTTCTAAGTATTACCTAGCGAATGCAATGAGTAACTTAGCTAGCGTTAAATTTAAGCAACAAAAATACAACGAATCTATTACACTAAATAAAGAGGTTCTAGAGATTCGTTACAAAAATGATTTTAAAATTGGTATTATACAATCTTTAGGACACTTAGCTGGTAATTACCTTAGCACTAATAATATTCGTTTAGCCGAACAATATTATGAGGAAGCTCTTAAAGAAGCTAAAAAAATAAACTCTCCGAAGTATAAACATGAAATTTCCAAAGCACTTAAAGATATATATGTACAAAGAAAAGAATTTAAAAAAGCGTATGAAATTCAAGAAATAGAGCTCGAATCTAGAGAAGAATTTCTGAATGAAGAAAGTCTAAAAAAAGAGGCTCGATTAAAAGCTGATTACGAAAATGAATTAACAAATCAAATTAATAAAGAGAAGCAAAAAAGAAGAGAATTAATTTTCTATTTTATCTTAGGCATATTGTTACTTGTTTTAATTATTTTTGTCAATCTTTTTTTACTTCAAAAAAATAAAATAGTTCGCACCAAACTTATTAATGAAAACATTAAAAAAGAAAAAATTTTACTAGAACAAGATTTAGATTATAAGAATAAAAAATTAGTAACCAATTTAATGTACATTTTAAAAGATAATAAGTTTATTATGCATTTATTAAAACAATTATCTGAAATAAAGAAAATTCCTAAAACACAAGCTAACAAAGAAATTGATAAATTAATACGAAAATTAAGAATCGAAACAAAGAAACAACCGTGGGATGAATTTGAAATTTATTTTCAAGAAGTACATGTTGATTTTTATAAAAGATTATCTGAAAAATACAACTTAACCCCAAACGAACTTAAAATTGCTGCCTTTATAAAATTGAATTTATCATCTAAAGAAATCTCTTCAATTACTAACCAAAATACTAGAACTATAGATGTTGCTCGCTACAGATTAAGAAAAAAATTAGGAATTAATAACACTGACACCAACCTAATTTCATTTTTAAACAAAATATAA
- the porV gene encoding type IX secretion system outer membrane channel protein PorV, translating to MKKLNMLLMVVLLLGVFKNYGQSDNEVIQTAAQFLLITPDARGAGLADMGVGTSTDGNSQFFNASKFAFTEYENTVSINYTPWLRNISPDVFLTNASYSKRINEKSAWAASVTYFSLGQIDFSDENENSLGTMRPNEFSIDGSYSQKLSENFSMGVSLRYIHLGRTSNTTNANAVNTAAIDISGYYESDPKQYKSFRGQYRAGFNISNIGPKVDLDNSGDNYFLPTNLRLGGSYSFAFNDFHNVTAGLEFNKLLVPSSDPNSPTNDVGFIGGMFDSFFDDGASAHSLGLSGEYAYNEAFFLRAGYYAENQARGGFNFATLGGGVKIKNATIDLSYLVNNSSVSHPIENTLRFSLRLNFGGAANTVKAIDNDTDTAEN from the coding sequence ATGAAAAAACTAAACATGCTACTTATGGTAGTCCTCTTATTAGGTGTTTTCAAGAATTATGGACAGTCTGATAACGAGGTAATACAAACTGCAGCACAATTTTTGTTAATTACACCCGATGCTAGGGGTGCTGGATTAGCAGATATGGGGGTTGGAACATCAACAGATGGAAACTCACAGTTTTTTAACGCTTCAAAGTTTGCATTTACCGAATATGAAAACACGGTAAGTATTAACTACACTCCTTGGTTAAGAAACATAAGTCCTGATGTTTTTTTAACCAATGCTTCCTATTCTAAACGAATCAATGAAAAAAGTGCTTGGGCAGCAAGTGTTACTTATTTTTCGTTAGGTCAAATTGACTTTTCTGATGAAAACGAAAACTCTCTTGGAACGATGAGACCCAACGAATTTTCAATTGATGGTTCTTATTCTCAAAAATTAAGTGAAAATTTTTCAATGGGGGTAAGTTTACGATACATTCACTTAGGTAGAACAAGTAATACAACGAATGCAAATGCAGTTAATACCGCAGCCATTGATATCTCAGGTTATTATGAATCAGACCCTAAACAATACAAAAGTTTTAGAGGTCAGTACAGAGCTGGTTTTAACATTTCTAACATAGGGCCAAAAGTAGACCTAGACAATTCTGGTGATAATTACTTTTTACCTACTAATTTAAGATTAGGGGGAAGTTATAGTTTTGCTTTTAATGATTTTCACAATGTAACTGCTGGGTTAGAATTTAACAAACTTCTTGTACCCTCATCAGACCCAAATTCTCCAACCAATGATGTAGGGTTTATTGGAGGCATGTTCGACTCTTTTTTTGATGATGGAGCAAGTGCACATAGTTTAGGTTTAAGTGGTGAATATGCTTACAACGAGGCCTTCTTTTTAAGAGCTGGTTATTATGCAGAAAACCAAGCTAGAGGAGGTTTTAATTTTGCAACCTTAGGAGGAGGAGTTAAGATTAAAAATGCGACAATAGACCTTTCTTACTTAGTAAATAACTCTAGTGTTTCACACCCAATAGAAAATACGCTACGCTTTTCACTACGTTTAAATTTTGGAGGTGCAGCAAACACGGTAAAAGCTATTGATAACGATACAGATACCGCAGAAAATTAA